From the genome of Desulfovibrio porci, one region includes:
- the pgsA gene encoding CDP-diacylglycerol--glycerol-3-phosphate 3-phosphatidyltransferase: protein MLNLANKITLLRILMAPLVVVLLYFQGPVFCLLAALAFIFAAITDWADGYIARRENMVTSMGKFLDPLADKVLICSVLIMFVKLDWAPAWVVIVIVCRELVVTGLRAMAIDEGIVLAADKFGKAKTVLQIVAIVPLILHYPLFGVELWPLGEVLLYVALLLALISGINYCYYFYRHACDKVQTGKTA, encoded by the coding sequence ATGCTCAACCTTGCCAATAAAATTACCTTGTTGCGCATTTTGATGGCGCCTCTGGTCGTTGTTCTTCTGTATTTCCAGGGTCCCGTTTTTTGTCTTCTGGCCGCGCTGGCCTTTATCTTCGCGGCTATCACCGACTGGGCCGACGGCTACATCGCCCGGCGTGAAAACATGGTCACCAGCATGGGCAAATTTCTGGACCCCCTGGCCGATAAAGTGCTGATCTGCTCGGTGCTGATTATGTTCGTCAAGCTGGATTGGGCTCCGGCCTGGGTCGTGATCGTCATTGTTTGCCGCGAACTGGTGGTGACCGGTCTGCGCGCCATGGCCATTGACGAAGGCATCGTGCTGGCGGCCGACAAATTCGGCAAGGCCAAAACCGTCTTGCAAATCGTGGCTATTGTGCCGCTGATCCTGCACTATCCCCTGTTCGGCGTTGAACTCTGGCCGCTCGGCGAAGTGTTGCTGTATGTGGCATTACTGCTGGCCCTGATCTCCGGCATCAACTATTGCTACTATTTTTACCGGCATGCCTGCGACAAGGTTCAAACCGGAAAGACCGCATGA
- a CDS encoding Mrp/NBP35 family ATP-binding protein: MSSCSSCSSASSCPSSTGKGGDGNCNDLMARQDRIIAATLGHIRHKIFVMSGKGGVGKSSVTVNTAAALARRGFKVGILDVDMHGPSVPNLLGLTSTVEMDAGGELMLPAAYNENLSVISMDSLLQDRDQAILWRGPKKSAAIRQFIADVKWGELDFLLIDSPPGTGDEHMTVLKTIPDALCVVVTTPQEISLADVRKAVNFLQYANANVLGVVENMSGLVCPHCHKEIDLFKKGGGEELAQHYGLRFLGAVPLDPATVVAADRGVPVVYLEGEGPAKSSFLALADAIAAAANNSLEALSTPNS, translated from the coding sequence ATGTCCTCCTGTTCTTCCTGTTCTTCCGCCTCCTCCTGCCCCAGTTCCACGGGCAAGGGAGGCGATGGAAACTGCAATGACCTGATGGCCCGCCAGGACCGGATCATTGCGGCCACGCTGGGGCATATCCGCCATAAAATTTTCGTCATGAGCGGCAAGGGGGGCGTAGGCAAAAGCTCGGTGACAGTGAACACCGCAGCGGCTCTGGCCCGGCGCGGCTTTAAAGTGGGCATCCTGGATGTGGATATGCATGGTCCCAGCGTGCCCAATCTGCTAGGCCTTACCAGCACCGTTGAAATGGATGCCGGCGGCGAGCTGATGCTGCCCGCGGCCTATAATGAAAACCTGTCCGTCATTTCCATGGACTCGCTGCTGCAGGACCGGGATCAGGCCATCCTTTGGCGCGGTCCCAAAAAATCCGCCGCCATCCGCCAGTTCATCGCGGACGTGAAGTGGGGCGAACTCGACTTTCTGCTTATCGACTCCCCTCCGGGAACCGGCGATGAGCACATGACCGTACTGAAAACCATTCCCGACGCGCTCTGCGTGGTTGTGACCACCCCGCAGGAAATTTCCCTGGCCGACGTGCGCAAGGCCGTGAACTTCCTCCAGTACGCCAATGCCAATGTGCTGGGCGTGGTGGAAAACATGAGCGGCCTGGTCTGCCCGCATTGCCACAAGGAAATTGATCTCTTCAAGAAAGGCGGCGGGGAAGAACTGGCGCAGCATTACGGGCTCAGATTCCTGGGGGCCGTCCCTCTGGATCCGGCCACCGTGGTGGCCGCCGACCGGGGCGTGCCGGTGGTCTACCTGGAAGGCGAAGGCCCGGCCAAATCGTCTTTCCTGGCTCTGGCCGACGCCATCGCGGCCGCGGCGAACAACAGTCTGGAAGCCTTGTCCACTCCCAACTCCTGA
- a CDS encoding protein-L-isoaspartate(D-aspartate) O-methyltransferase has protein sequence MVREQLEARGISHPGVLAAMGTVPRHLFVQEALRSQAYEDTPLPIGYGQTISQPYIVALMSELLEVDRGMRVLEIGTGSGYQAAVLAAMGCTVFTVERLRELYLNAGALLRQLGLRGIHMQRRDGTLGMPEAAPFERIIVTAGGPEIPRPLVDQLDEGGILLIPVGARPRTQRLMRLRKEQGRIHTEDLGSVIFVDLVGDHGWQPSGR, from the coding sequence ATGGTACGGGAACAGCTTGAGGCCAGGGGCATCAGCCATCCCGGCGTGCTGGCGGCCATGGGGACCGTGCCCCGGCATCTTTTCGTGCAGGAGGCCTTGCGCTCCCAGGCCTATGAGGATACCCCCCTGCCCATCGGTTACGGCCAGACCATTTCCCAGCCGTATATAGTCGCCCTGATGAGCGAGCTGCTGGAGGTTGACCGGGGCATGCGCGTGCTGGAAATCGGCACCGGGTCCGGTTATCAGGCCGCCGTGCTGGCCGCCATGGGCTGCACTGTTTTTACGGTGGAGCGTCTGCGCGAACTCTATCTGAATGCCGGCGCCCTCTTGCGGCAACTGGGGCTTCGCGGTATCCACATGCAGCGGCGCGACGGCACCTTGGGCATGCCCGAGGCGGCGCCCTTTGAGCGTATCATCGTCACGGCCGGCGGCCCCGAGATTCCCCGCCCACTGGTGGACCAGTTGGATGAGGGAGGCATTTTGCTCATTCCCGTCGGCGCGCGTCCGCGCACCCAACGACTGATGCGTCTGCGCAAGGAGCAGGGCCGCATCCATACCGAGGATCTCGGTTCCGTCATTTTTGTGGATCTGGTGGGCGACCACGGCTGGCAACCGTCGGGACGTTAA
- a CDS encoding M23 family metallopeptidase, which yields MRKKSMFSTVLVLLVIAALAAGGYTFFKDMDGPAVQVTPNTGRVSPATVLQIHMNDPSGIRSLTVGIRKNNVLNVIFNRHFDEYLPERVVDVPLKDSNLREGAFDLEIRATDGSLAGFGQGNTRTVQLPMRLDTQPPRISVKTLPPNVRRGGSAVVRYTIDEDVSSSGVLVAGYFVPGFLQKDGSYLCFFPFPYTMTARDFKNAVEITATDLAGNVTKSRLTVMAFERNFKSDSLELKDDFLLSVENKLRALAPNAANPLECYLYINNQVRAANVQTLREIGKDTAAAMLWSGIFTRLPRSAARAGFADHRFFHYQGKLVGESFHLGFDLASVRNADVPAANSGRVVYTGEQGIYGNLVVIDHGLGLMSLYSHLSEIQVNKGDVVKKGQIIARTGSTGLAFGDHLHFGILVGGVEVTPLEWIDPKWVRDNITGRLEAAAN from the coding sequence ATGCGCAAAAAAAGTATGTTTTCCACAGTGTTAGTTCTGCTGGTCATAGCCGCTCTGGCTGCCGGCGGCTATACTTTTTTTAAAGATATGGACGGACCGGCCGTTCAGGTTACGCCCAATACCGGCAGGGTCTCGCCGGCCACGGTGCTGCAGATTCATATGAACGACCCCTCCGGCATCCGCTCGCTTACGGTGGGCATCCGCAAAAACAACGTGCTCAATGTGATCTTCAACAGACATTTTGACGAGTACCTGCCCGAGCGTGTGGTGGACGTGCCCCTGAAGGACTCCAACCTGCGCGAAGGGGCTTTTGATCTGGAAATCCGCGCCACGGACGGTTCGTTGGCGGGTTTCGGCCAGGGCAACACCCGCACCGTGCAGTTGCCCATGCGTCTGGACACCCAGCCGCCGCGCATTTCCGTTAAAACTCTGCCGCCCAACGTGCGCCGGGGCGGCTCGGCGGTGGTCCGCTATACCATAGACGAAGACGTGAGCAGTAGCGGCGTGCTGGTGGCGGGCTATTTCGTGCCCGGCTTTCTGCAAAAGGACGGCAGTTATCTCTGCTTTTTCCCTTTCCCCTATACCATGACGGCCCGCGACTTTAAAAACGCGGTGGAAATCACGGCCACCGACTTGGCCGGCAACGTGACCAAAAGCCGTCTGACGGTCATGGCCTTTGAGCGCAATTTCAAAAGCGACAGCCTGGAGCTGAAGGACGATTTTCTGCTCTCCGTGGAAAACAAGCTGCGCGCTCTGGCCCCCAATGCGGCCAATCCGCTTGAGTGCTATCTTTACATCAATAATCAGGTGCGTGCGGCCAATGTGCAGACCTTGCGTGAAATCGGCAAGGATACGGCGGCGGCCATGCTCTGGAGCGGCATCTTCACCCGCCTGCCCCGCTCCGCCGCGCGGGCCGGTTTCGCCGACCACCGCTTCTTCCACTATCAGGGCAAGCTGGTGGGCGAATCCTTCCATCTGGGCTTTGATCTGGCTTCGGTGCGCAACGCCGACGTGCCCGCCGCCAACAGCGGCCGGGTAGTCTATACGGGTGAGCAGGGGATTTACGGTAACCTTGTGGTCATCGACCACGGCCTGGGCCTCATGTCCCTGTACTCGCATTTGAGCGAAATACAGGTCAACAAAGGCGACGTGGTCAAGAAAGGCCAGATCATCGCCCGTACGGGCAGCACCGGCCTGGCCTTCGGCGACCATCTGCATTTTGGCATCCTGGTGGGCGGCGTGGAAGTGACGCCTCTGGAATGGATCGACCCCAAATGGGTCCGCGACAATATCACGGGCAGACTGGAGGCGGCGGCCAATTAA
- a CDS encoding transcriptional regulator has protein sequence MLKWLVLIVAVYVLYRLFANDVLKKKKTSKEESAADLERKVAAGEMVKDPECGTYVSIDGNISVRDGDKVYRFCSYDCRDKFLQRLQEGGRELPPRDE, from the coding sequence ATGTTGAAATGGCTTGTTCTGATCGTGGCGGTTTATGTTTTGTACCGCCTCTTCGCCAATGACGTGCTCAAGAAAAAAAAGACAAGCAAGGAAGAAAGCGCCGCAGATCTGGAACGGAAGGTGGCTGCGGGCGAAATGGTCAAAGATCCAGAATGCGGCACATATGTCTCGATAGACGGCAATATTTCCGTGCGAGACGGCGACAAGGTTTACCGTTTCTGCAGCTATGACTGCCGGGATAAATTTTTACAGCGCCTGCAAGAAGGCGGCCGTGAATTGCCCCCCCGCGACGAATAG
- the folK gene encoding 2-amino-4-hydroxy-6-hydroxymethyldihydropteridine diphosphokinase — MSPHAEIRAYVGLGSNSLDAEDMLTRAREGLSRLPGLRLNAISPLYSTEPQGYTDQPWFLNQVVELLPASFWRPQSLLAAMLRLESKLGRVRSPDPALRYGPRAIDADLLLFGEESCADPVCRVPHPRLVQRAFALVPLLDIAPHVRIDGITAAHWLARLNYRLDGRRIFQ; from the coding sequence GTGTCTCCACATGCGGAGATTCGGGCCTATGTGGGTCTGGGGTCCAACAGCCTTGATGCGGAGGACATGCTCACGCGGGCACGCGAAGGGCTTTCCCGTCTGCCGGGTCTGCGTTTGAACGCAATATCGCCTCTTTACAGCACTGAACCGCAGGGCTATACGGATCAGCCTTGGTTTCTGAACCAGGTGGTGGAGCTTTTGCCAGCATCGTTCTGGCGGCCGCAAAGCCTGCTGGCGGCCATGCTCCGCCTGGAAAGCAAGCTCGGACGCGTGCGCAGCCCGGATCCGGCGTTGCGCTATGGCCCGCGCGCCATAGATGCGGACCTCCTGCTTTTTGGCGAGGAGAGTTGCGCGGACCCGGTCTGCCGGGTGCCGCATCCGCGTCTGGTGCAGCGGGCTTTCGCTCTGGTGCCGCTGCTGGACATCGCACCCCATGTCCGTATCGACGGAATTACCGCGGCTCACTGGCTGGCGCGCCTGAACTACAGGCTGGACGGACGCAGAATTTTTCAGTGA
- a CDS encoding diguanylate cyclase domain-containing protein, whose translation MYTIHNEANVGPLGRRGVALTSEIMNRHYARDEDFVWDKLVENVMWIGPLRSQFVTGLDKVKALLAQEKDVTFTMEQEEYFVPYENEDFCVVSGCYYVTSDPETKLFIRCHQRVSFFYRLFGDRLKVAHMHLSHPYEVTDPDEYFPFRFGKEAYEYIASTHQLAFTDSLTELGNRNAYETDLLQLSEHLPDMSSLGMVLFDLNNLKMINDSLGHLAGDQLIRSFAFLLRESMPDTAKLYRYGGDEFAVFLPQTDRGVLERALQELEDRKEAYNATNATRLSFAAGHAFFKKGTDNTLSDVIKRADSRLYARKRAMKKLL comes from the coding sequence ATGTACACTATCCACAACGAAGCAAACGTGGGCCCCTTGGGTCGGCGCGGCGTGGCCTTAACCAGCGAAATCATGAATCGTCACTATGCTCGCGATGAGGATTTTGTCTGGGACAAGCTCGTGGAAAACGTGATGTGGATCGGTCCTCTGCGTTCCCAGTTCGTAACCGGACTGGACAAGGTTAAGGCGCTTCTGGCCCAGGAGAAGGACGTGACCTTTACCATGGAGCAGGAAGAGTACTTTGTGCCTTACGAGAATGAGGATTTCTGCGTGGTGTCCGGCTGTTATTATGTGACCTCGGATCCGGAGACCAAGCTCTTCATCCGCTGTCACCAGCGGGTGAGTTTTTTCTACCGCCTGTTCGGCGACCGGCTCAAAGTGGCGCATATGCACCTTTCCCATCCTTATGAAGTCACGGACCCGGATGAATATTTTCCTTTCCGCTTCGGCAAGGAAGCCTATGAATATATTGCCAGCACCCACCAGCTGGCCTTTACGGACAGCCTCACGGAACTGGGTAACCGTAATGCCTATGAAACGGATCTGCTCCAACTTTCCGAACATCTGCCGGATATGAGTTCATTGGGTATGGTCCTCTTCGATCTTAACAATTTGAAGATGATCAACGACAGTCTGGGGCACCTCGCGGGCGACCAGTTGATCCGCAGTTTCGCCTTTCTGCTCAGGGAATCCATGCCCGACACGGCCAAGCTGTACCGCTACGGCGGGGACGAATTCGCGGTTTTTCTGCCCCAGACTGATAGGGGCGTTCTGGAAAGGGCGCTTCAGGAACTGGAAGACCGCAAGGAAGCCTATAATGCGACCAATGCCACCCGTCTCAGCTTTGCCGCGGGGCATGCCTTTTTCAAAAAAGGTACGGACAACACCCTTTCCGACGTCATCAAACGGGCGGACAGTCGTCTGTATGCCCGCAAGCGGGCCATGAAAAAACTGCTTTGA